The sequence below is a genomic window from Deferribacterota bacterium.
TAGAGGAAAGGGAATGATATACGGTATTGATACTGGAGATGGTAATATATCCAAAGATATAATCAAGGAATGTTTTAATAATGGTCTTGTAATAAGCGGATGTGGCAGCGCTGGTGAAGTTATAAAATTTATTCCGCCATTGACTATACCGAAGGATGAACTAAAGAAAGGATTAAATATATTTGAAAAATCTTTTAGAAAAATAATGAGGGCTAAATAATATGAGAGAAAGAGATGATATGAATTTTCCCTTTGAGGAATATAAGAGAAGGATTGATGAGTTAAAAAATAGAATGAATGAAAGATTACTAGATGCTGTTATAATTACAGATCCAGAGAATCTCCTATATTTAACTGATTACAAGACAACAGGATATTCATTTTTTC
It includes:
- a CDS encoding aminotransferase class III-fold pyridoxal phosphate-dependent enzyme, whose translation is RGKGMIYGIDTGDGNISKDIIKECFNNGLVISGCGSAGEVIKFIPPLTIPKDELKKGLNIFEKSFRKIMRAK